The following are encoded together in the Culex pipiens pallens isolate TS chromosome 1, TS_CPP_V2, whole genome shotgun sequence genome:
- the LOC120423035 gene encoding inositol hexakisphosphate and diphosphoinositol-pentakisphosphate kinase isoform X5 — translation MEWSWLKDWWRLKKPRRTHRRSRTADSGTSGGVEADGPAHDGDMEFSDAHGYDQGGYQDETLYSYDDDDDYICYCDECMNGDLDSNDGLDSDDSSTSGKQVVVAVCAMAKKSQSKPMKEILTRLQEFEFIKMVVFSEEVILKEPVEKWPLCDCLISFHSKGFPLEKAIQYAQLRQPYVINNLHMQFDIQVDRRRVYAILEKEGIEIPRYAVLDRDSPDPKQHELVESEDHVEVNGIIFNKPFVEKPVSAEDHNIYIYYPTSAGGGSQRLFRKIGSRSSVYSPESRVRKTGSFIYEDFMPTDGTDVKVYTVGPDYAHAEARKSPALDGKVERDSDGKEIRYPVILSNAEKLISRKVCLAFKQTVCGFDLLRANGKSFVCDVNGFSFVKNSNKYYDDSAKILGNMILRELAPTLHIPWSVPFQLDDPPIVPTTFGKMMELRCVTAIIRHGDRTPKQKMKVEVRHPKFFEIFEKYDGYKYGHIKLKRPKQLQEILDIARSLLAEIQTKAADSEIEEKQSKLEQLKSVLEMYGHFSGINRKVQMKYQPKGRPRGSSSDDGKHRSIDAPKEPSLVLILKWGGELTPAGRIQAEELGRIFRCMYPGGQSRGDGKEGLGAQGLGLLRLHSTFRHDLKIYASDEGRVQMTAAAFAKGLLALEGELTPILVQMVKSANTNGLLDNDCDSSKYQNMAKSRLHELMQIDRDFTVEDRAAINPGNAISINLAMDFVKNPVKCCAHVHSLIQSLLTVVGVKRDDPKTRDAVLYHGETWELMGRRWGKIEKDFCTKNKNFDISKIPDIYDCIKYDLQHNQHTLQFDLAEELYIYAKYLADVVIPQEYGLTVHEKLTIGQGICTPLLKKIRADLQRNIEELGDESVNRLNPRYSHGVSSPGRHVRTRLYFTSESHVHSLLTVLRYGGLLNVLTDEQWRRAMEYVSMVSELNYMSQIVIMLYEDPTKDPFSEERFHVELHFSPGVNCCVQKNLPPGPGFRPHSRNDSVTSKNASGDEESTSRIDEENDTEDENSHGSGQTLPRDSFSDTIKNKDRKMRKIKSSEPIPIGSCHTVSGHEAMDLAKRLSEELAAQQQTQRPLSPDEPRAARSFEHGGKHGGGARMKGETPSAKKQPSTIGYESATNELPLSSLDLSQIPKTPDDKQYDESVLYTGGFGTYRGGNRDRVQLSTVATNERPMSSQCLFIRDSYSCDSISEFTPDLEGQELYVSSFSDTDSETSRYYSACHDLDPFHYKYPLSSRAMSYTFSNDPERDNLTILFNGYSYKSMLYSSLPLVSKSFDDLDFLADPDTPRILLNESTTTLLFHVKHLNHSPSPRSQSQTIIDGDGSGNLFCAGPTELLRVASDPVLRLDRSITPPEPRFKVRTTEQTDNQSESWTGTPAFISVTTPPPPEERDPTDVVTLDQDFQAMLDQIFPSKSVAVAASCSESDPIVPLTNPTHLPQPNLKPHCSKFVKSHTTDNSSNGTSGSGGSVANSHCGPGGSSSTTQRRQRHSIAGQMSYFKMLGGFGKKMATSTNSLFSTAVISGSSSAPNLRDMIPSTASPSGFGGVPPIRPLETLHNALSLRQLDHFLEKMTTGPLFKTPASSPPKTPLPTPTPSPAAALDRTVVGAFVQASWSGHSSMASSISAMSSGGPSSPNYSDIFSRGCPSSEMSASITSTDGSIALAVGGGNRDDLPQIFPMIDNDLNVLGSHFNYDQLAASINAESPARIPPISKDATLDISGDLTPCSDWEFNTNDATKGSTNTANDLTTEEDDEDATISTDTCLSTGDLAGASIGEETASSSNLNLALEACSSGKHIQKEFLFDMKNVRLDVSSLRGDLPPPPASAPPIGPGSSSGATPKVENRFRGNRIQKQISLYEKDSRTESKNLSHGTDKFDRPGPFFKRDQQPSRLHMSFDELQKFIPNVDKNLASKLELEPEKCSKTNKAMSARLNNSPTPGTFLIREGFIEPPRITRVTKSFHGKTDYHQVQVNDIARRASDIVRPSTSIPALDPTTATGLFVGATRDKYNKNQIRQNINTNSMGASGRSGSQSGDSALGMGRFTTSIVQEASGSGSRETTSAHHVEIGTLPMGPSQLFESAGTSTSSGGSGNCDDTMESIPKKVE, via the exons ATGGAATGGTCCTGGCTGAAAGATTGGTGGCGGTTGAAAAAGCCACGTCGAACTCACCGTCGAAGCAGAACTGCCGATTCCGGTACATCCGGGGGTGTTGAAGCCGATGGTCCGGCGCACGATGGTGATATGGAATTTTCCGACGCCCACGGCTACGATCAGGGCGGTTATCAGGATGAAACCTTGTACAGTtacgacgatgatgacgattACATCTGTTACTGTGATGAATGTATGAAT GGAGATTTGGACTCCAACGATGGCCTGGATTCGGACGATTCGTCCACATCCGGCAAGCAGGTTGTGGTGGCAGTTTGCGCGATGGCCAAAAAGTCCCAGTCGAAGCCGATGAAAGAAATCCTGACGCGGCTGCAAGAATTTGAGTTCATCAAGATGGTTGTGTTCAGCGAGGAAGTGATTCTTAAGGAACCTGTGGAGAAGTGGCCACTCTGCGATTGTTTAATTTCCTTTCACTCCAAGGGATTCCCGCTGGAGAAGGCAATCCAGTATGCGCAATTGAGACAACCGTACGTGATAAACAATTTGCACATGCAGTTTGATATACAGGTA GATCGAAGACGAGTGTACGCAATCTTGGAAAAGGAAGGGATCGAAATTCCGCGGTATGCCGTGCTCGACAGAGACTCGCCGGATCCAAAGC AACATGAGCTTGTCGAGTCCGAGGATCACGTGGAAGTGAATGGAATCATCTTCAATAAACCATTTGTTGAAAAGCCAGTTTCGGCGGAAGATCACAACATCTACATTTACTACCCGACGTCTGCCGGAGGTGGGAGTCAACGGTTGTTCCGTAAG ATTGGCAGCCGCAGTAGCGTGTATTCGCCGGAGTCGCGTGTCCGGAAGACGGGTTCTTTTATCTACGAAGACTTTATGCCGACCGATGGGACAGACGTAAAGGTGTACACCGTCGGGCCGGATTATGCTCACGCCGAGGCTAGAAAGAGCCCCGCTCTTGATGGCAAGGTGGAAAGAGATAGCGACGGAAAAGAGATCCGCTATCCCGTTATTTTGAGCAACGCAGAAAAGTTGATTTCGCGCAAGGTTTGCCTGGCCTTCAAACAAACCGTGTGCGGATTCGATCTGCTGCGTGCAAACGGAAAGTCCTTCGTCTGTGATGTGAACGGGTTCAGTTTCGTGAAGAATTCAAACAAGTATTACGACGACTCGGCCAAAATCCTGGGTAATATGATTCTGCGCGAGTTGGCGCCGACGCTGCACATCCCATGGTCGGTGCCCTTTCAGCTGGACGACCCCCCTATCGTTCCCACCACATTCGGAAAAATGATGGAACTCCGGTGCGTCACCGCAATCATCCGGCATGGAGACCGTACTCCGAAGCAGAAAATGAAGGTCGAAGTGCGGCATCCCAAGTTTTTCGAGATATTCGAAAAGTACGACGGCTACAAGTACGGCCACATAAAACTCAAGCGGCCCAAGCAGCTGCAGGAGATTCTGGACATTGCGCGCTCGCTGCTGGCGGAAATACAAACCAAAGCGGCCGACTCGGAGATTGAGGAGAAGCAAAGCAAGCTGGAGCAACTGAAGAGTGTGCTGGAAAT GTACGGCCACTTTTCCGGCATCAACCGTAAGGTCCAGATGAAGTATCAACCGAAAGGCAGGCCACGTGGATCTAGCTCTGACGATGGTAAACACCGTTCTA TAGATGCACCAAAGGAACCTTCGCTGGTGCTGATATTAAAGTGGGGTGGCGAACTCACGCCGGCGGGTCGCATTCAAGCTGAGGAGCTGGGTCGAATCTTCCGCTGCATGTACCCCGGTGGACAGAGCCGTGGAGACGGGAAGGAAGGCCTCGGTGCCCAAGGATTGGGCCTGCTCCGGTTGCACTCGACATTTCGGCACGATCTGAAGATCTACGCGTCGGACGAAGGTCGGGTACAGATGACGGCTGCGGCATTTGCAAAGGGGTTACTGGCTTTGGAAGGCGAACTGACGCCGATTTTGGTGCAAATGGTTAAGAGTGCAAACACGAATGGGTTGCTGGACAATGACTGTGATTCGAGTAAATATCAGAACATGGCCAAATCTCGGCTACACGAGCTGATGCAAATTGATCGAGATTTTACGGTCGAAGATCGGGCTGCAATTAATCCTGGAAATGCGATTAGTATAAATTTGGCGATGGATTTTGTTAAGAATCCTGTGAAATGCTGTGCACACGTGCATTCGTTGATACAATCACTGTTGACGGTTGTGGGGGTTAAACGAGATGATCCCAAGACCAGGGATGCTGTCCTGTATCATGGGGAAACATGGGAACTTATGGGTCGCCGGTGGGGAAAAATAGAGAAGGATTTCTGcacaaagaacaaaaattttgacatttcaaagATTCCGGACATTTACGATTGTATAAAGTACGACTTACAACACAATCAACACACGCTGCAGTTTGATCTAGCGGAAGAGCTTTACATCTACGCCAAATACTTGGCTGACGTTGTGATTCCACAGGAATATGGACTGACGGTGCACGAGAAATTGACAATCGGACAGGGAATTTGCACGCCACTGTTGAAGAAAATCCGAGCCGACCTGCAGCGCAACATTGAAGAACTCGGTGACGAAAGCGTCAACCGGTTAAACCCTCGCTACAGCCACGGTGTTTCGAGTCCTGGGAGACACGTCCGAACTCGACTCTATTTCACCAGCGAAAGCCACGTACATTCGCTGTTGACGGTGCTACGATATGGAGGACTTCTGAATGTCCTGACTGACGAACAATGGCGACGCGCCATGGAATATGTTTCGATGGTGTCCGAGTTGAACTACATGTCCCAAATAGTGATAATGCTGTACGAGGACCCAACGAAGGATCCCTTTTCTGAGGAACGATTCCACGTAGAACTTCACTTTTCTCCGGGGGTAAATTGTTGTGTTCAAAAGAACCTTCCGCCCGGCCCCGGATTTAGGCCCCACAGCCGGAACGATTCcgttacatcgaaaaatgcg agcgGCGATGAGGAGAGTACGTCCCGTATTGACGAAGAAAACGACACAGAAGACGAAAACTCACACGGATCCGGACAAACTCTTCCCAGAGAT TCTTTTTCAgacacaataaaaaataaagatcgCAAAATGCGCAAGATCAAATCCTCCGAACCGATCCCGATTGGCTCGTGTCACACGGTGTCCGGCCACGAGGCAATGGATCTCGCAAAACGACTCAGTGAAGAGCTGGCCGCCCAGCAGCAGACCCAGCGGCCTCTCAGCCCGGATGAACCGAGGGCGGCACGGTCTTTCGAGCACGGTGGAAAGCATGGCGGCGGAGCCCGCATGAAAG GCGAAACGCCATCTGCCAAGAAGCAACCTTCAACCATCGGTTACGAATCGGCTACCAACGAGCTACCACTGAGTTCTCTGGATCTTTCTCAGATTCCGAAAACGCCGGATGATAAGCAATACGACGAATCGGTACTGTACACGGGTGGCTTTGGCACATACCGTGGAGGCAATCGTGACCGAGTTCAGTTGTCGACAGTGGCCACCAATGAGCGACCGATGTCCAGCCAATGCCTTTTCATTAGGGATTCGTACTCTTGCGATTCCATCAGCGAGTTCACTCCCGATTTAGAGGGACAAGAGCTATACGTTTCTTCCTTTTCGGACACTGATTCGGAAACTTCGCGGTACTATAGTGCCTGCCATGATCTGGATCCTTTCCATTACAAGTATCCGCTGAGTAGCCGAGCTATGTCTTACACGTTTTCCAACGACCCTGAGCGAGACAACCTTACAATCTTGTTCAATGGCTATTCTTACAAGTCGATGCTGTATTCCTCGCTACCACTTGTTAGCAAAAGTTTCGATGATTTGGACTTCTTGGCAGATCCCGATACGCCCCGTATCCTTCTGAATGAATCTACCACTACCCTGCTTTTTCATGTGAAGCACCTGAATCATAGTCCCAGCCctcgttctcagtctcagaccATCATCGATGGTGACGGTTCTGGGAACCTGTTTTGCGCCGGTCCCACGGAACTGTTGCGCGTTGCAAGTGATCCGGTGCTGCGACTTGATAGGTCAATTACTCCCCCTGAGCCACGTTTTAAGGTGCGAACGACGGAACAGACAGACAACCAATCCGAATCTTGGACGGGCACTCCCGCGTTCATCTCGGTGAccacacctcctcctccggaGGAGAGAGATCCTACGGACGTCGTGACCTTAGACCAAGACTTTCAAGCTATGCTAGACCAAATCTTCCCCAGCAAGAGTGTTGCCGTTGCCGCTAGTTGTAGTGAGAGTGACCCTATTGTCCCATTGACTAACCCCACCCACCTACCGCAACCTAACCTCAAACCTCATTGTTCGAAATTCGTCAAATCGCACACCACAGACAACAGTTCAAACGGCACGTCCGGCAGcggtggcagtgttgccaacagTCACTGTGGCCCGGGTGGTTCGTCTTCAACGACACAAAGACGTCAACGACACAGCATTGCCGGCCAGATGAGTTACTTTAAAATGCTAGGTGGATTCGGCAAAAAAATGGCCACTAGCACAAACAGCTTGTTCAGTACGGCGGTCATCAGCGGAAGCTCGTCGGCGCCGAACTTGCGGGATATGATACCGAGTACGGCCTCACCATCAG GATTTGGTGGCGTGCCTCCGATACGCCCACTGGAGACGTTGCACAATGCGTTGTCCCTGCGCCAGCTGGACCACTTTCTGGAGAAGATGACCACCGGACCGCTGTTCAAGACGCCAGCCTCGTCGCCGCCCAAAACGCCGTTGCCCACTCCGACTCCCAGCCCGGCGGCGGCACTCGATCGGACCGTTGTGGGAGCGTTTGTCCAGGCCA GTTGGAGCGGCCACTCGAGCATGGCGAGCAGCATCAGTGCAATGTCCAGCGGGGGTCCTTCGTCACCCAACTACAGCGACATTTTTTCCCGCGGATGTCCGAGCAGTGAAATGTCTGCCAGTATCACCAGCACCGATGG GAGCATTGCACTGGCAGTTGGCGGAGGAAATCGGGACGATCTGCCGCAAATTTTCCCGATGATTGACAACGACCTGAACGTGCTGGGATCACACTTTAATTACGATCAGTTGGCGGCCAGTATCAACGCGGAGAGTCCGGCACGGATTCCACCGATTAGCAAGGACGCTACACTGGACATAAGCGGAGATTTGACGCCGTGCTCAGACTGGGAGTTTAACACCAACGACGCCACGAAAGGTTCCACCAATACCGCAAATGACTTG ACAACCGAGGAAGACGACGAAGATGCCACAATTTCGACGGATACATGCTTAAGTACAGGAGACTTGGCCGGTGCCAGTATTGGAGAGGAAACTGCCTCTTCATCAAATTTGAATCTAGCACTTGAAGCGTGCTCGAGTGGTAAACACATCCAAAAGGAGTTCCTTTTTGACATGAAAAATGTTCGGCTTGACGTTAGCAGCCTGAGAGGTGatcttcctcctcctccggcATCTGCTCCACCTATTGGTCCCGGCTCTAGCAGTGGCGCTACGCCAAAGGTGGAGAACCGTTTTCGAGGTAATCGCATCCAGAAGCAAATAAGTTTATACGAAAAGGATTCCCGCACAGAGTCGAAAAATCTATCACATGGAACGGACAAATTTGATCGTCCGGGGCCATTTTTCAAGCGTGATCAGCAACCGTCCCGTTTGCACATGTCCTTTGATGAGCTGCAAAAGTTTATACCGAACGTAGACAAGAATTTGGCTTCCAAGTTGGAGCTGGAACCGGAAAAGTGCTCAAAAACCAACAAAGCCATGTCCGCTCGGTTGAACAACAGTCCAACTCCGGGAACCTTCCTTATCCGAGAGGGGTTTATCGAACCTCCGCGAATAACCCGTGTTACGAAAAGTTTCCACGGAAAAACTGACTACCATCAGGTTCAGGTGAATGACATTGCACGACGAGCAAGCGATATTGTGCGGCCATCTACTTCAATTCCGGCCCTAGACCCAACCACGGCAACTGGACTATTCGTCGGCGCTACCAGggacaaatacaacaaaaatcaaataagacAAAACATCAACACAAACTCTATGGGTGCTAGCGGTAGAAGTGGGTCACAAAGTGGAGATTCGGCGCTAGGAATGGGTCGGTTCACCACATCAATAGTGCAAGAAGCTTCCGGCTCCGGTTCTCGAGAGACCACCAGCGCACATCATGTTGAAATTGGTACTTTGCCGATGGGCCCAAGTCAATTGTTTGAATCGGCCGGTACATCAACCAGTTCTGGCGGTTCTGGTAACTGTGACGACACAATGGAAAGTATACCAAAAAAAGTAGAATAA